The following proteins are encoded in a genomic region of Sulfurospirillum arsenophilum NBRC 109478:
- a CDS encoding twin-arginine translocation signal domain-containing protein, translating into MAVETSRRDFIGMAFGGFAAAGGVIALGAMKKTWDPLPSVQSAGFITVDLSPMKEG; encoded by the coding sequence ATGGCTGTTGAGACAAGCAGAAGAGACTTTATAGGCATGGCATTCGGCGGTTTTGCAGCGGCAGGTGGTGTAATAGCCCTTGGCGCTATGAAAAAGACTTGGGACCCACTTCCAAGTGTACAATCTGCTGGATTCATCACCGTTGATCTCTCTCCTATGAAAGAAGG